From one Lycium ferocissimum isolate CSIRO_LF1 chromosome 5, AGI_CSIRO_Lferr_CH_V1, whole genome shotgun sequence genomic stretch:
- the LOC132056094 gene encoding probable pectinesterase/pectinesterase inhibitor 51, protein MHYKKPAKPSLFRKFKLLFITMGSFFTLTIFSLILFFSISSATRHHRNNSPVLSTAPSTQIRAACKASRDPPTCESVLTDSIKLPLTTQLIIQSAANVSSMNNDKAKDMVKAIIDASAGNQNRTDAGKVCLEVLGYADYRIGLTGPALTRGDIKDARAWMSAVMVYQYDCWSALKYVNGTSQVSKTMSFINSLIGYSSNALGMMVNYDVYGENTGSWTAPKTERDGFWEGSGGSGQVKGGVPSGLKPDVTVCKEGGCDYKMVQEAVNAAPENQEKRKFVIRIKAGLYEEKVRVPLEKKNVVFLGDGMGKTVITGSLNVGLSGITTYETATVGVVGDGFMASGITFQNTAGPDAHQAVAFRSDSDLSVVENCEFIGNQDTLYAHALRQYYKSCRIQGNVDFIFGNSASFFQECDILIAPRQLRPEKGETNAVTAHGRIDPAQSTGFVFQHCLINGTDKYVDLYNKNPKVHKNFLGRPWKEYSRTVFIECTLEALISAKGWLPWSGDIALKTLYYGEYRNTGAGANTAGRVPWSSQIPAEHVNSYSLQNFIQGDQWISTSS, encoded by the exons ATGCATTACAAAAAACCTGCAAAACCCTCACTATTCCGTAAATTCAAGCTCCTTTTCATTACAATGGGTTCCTTTTTCACATTAACAATCTTCTCCCTAATTCTCTTCTTCTCAATTTCCTCTGCCACGCGTCACCACCGTAACAACTCGCCGGTATTATCCACAGCGCCGTCAACTCAGATCCGAGCAGCTTGCAAAGCCTCACGGGACCCACCAACATGTGAGTCCGTTTTAACGGATTCCATTAAGTTGCCGTTAACGACGCAGTTAATTATTCAATCAGCTGCTAATGTGTCTTCGATGAATAATGATAAGGCGAAGGATATGGTGAAGGCCATTATTGATGCGAGTGCAGGGAATCAGAACCGTACGGATGCGGGGAAGGTGTGTTTGGAGGTGCTCGGGTACGCGGATTATCGGATCGGGTTGACGGGTCCGGCGTTGACACGTGGCGATATTAAGGATGCTCGTGCATGGATGAGTGCTGTGATGGTGTATCAGTATGATTGCTGGTCTGCTTTGAAGTATGTTAACGGAACCTCACAG GTATCCAAAACGATGTCTTTTATCAACTCCTTGATCGGGTACAGCAGCAATGCATTGGGGATGATGGTGAACTACGATGTTTATGGGGAAAACACCGGGTCATGGACCGCACCCAAGACAGAACGAGACGGGTTCTGGGAGGGTTCGGGCGGGTCGGGTCAGGTGAAGGGTGGAGTGCCTTCCGGGTTGAAACCGGATGTAACCGTGTGTAAGGAAGGAGGCTGTGACTATAAGATGGTGCAGGAGGCGGTGAATGCTGCACCAGAGAACCAGGAAAAACGAAAGTTTGTGATACGGATCAAAGCCGGGTTGTATGAGGAGAAAGTTCGGGTACCGTTGGAGAAGAAGAATGTGGTATTTTTGGGTGACGGCATGGGCAAAACGGTCATCACTGGTTCGTTGAATGTTGGTCTTTCGGGCATCACCACTTATGAGACTGCAACTGTTG GAGTTGTTGGTGATGGATTCATGGCCAGTGGTATAACCTTCCAAAATACAGCAGGTCCGGATGCCCACCAAGCTGTAGCATTTCGATCCGACAGTGATCTTTCAGTTGTAGAGAATTGTGAATTCATTGGCAATCAAGACACCCTTTACGCCCATGCTTTACGCCAATACTACAAGTCCTGTCGTATCCAAGGCAACGTAGACTTCATTTTTGGTAACTCAGCTTCTTTCTTTCAAGAATGTGACATCCTAATTGCACCTCGACAACTCCGTCCCGAAAAGGGAGAGACGAATGCTGTGACTGCTCATGGCAGGATAGACCCCGCACAGTCAACTGGTTTTGTCTTCCAGCACTGTTTGATCAATGGAACTGACAAATACGTGGACCTGTACAACAAGAATCCCAAGGTGCACAAAAATTTTCTTGGAAGGCCATGGAAGGAGTATTCTCGGACCGTCTTTATAGAATGTACTTTGGAGGCTCTTATTTCAGCTAAGGGATGGTTGCCTTGGAGCGGTGATATCGCTTTGAAGACTCTTTATTATGGAGAATATAGGAATACTGGTGCTGGAGCTAATACAGCAGGACGAGTGCCATGGAGTAGCCAAATTCCAGCTGAACATGTTAATTCATACTCTCTGCAAAATTTCATTCAAGGTGATCAGTGGATTTCTACTTCCTCTTGA
- the LOC132058227 gene encoding uncharacterized protein LOC132058227, whose protein sequence is MKNAFRKNTIEQNYPPPRLSGEEIWERAENFPKVTEEPPYKFDGYGLAHNWTKQSIFWELPYWKDNLLRHNLDVMHIEKNYFHNLFNTVMDVKGKTKDNPKARLDLQEYCRRKDLWLQDKRNGVFKPKASYSFTMDQKQKICEWVQNLKMSDGYASNLEKRVDMAQGKLHGMKSHDCHVFMETLLPIAFSSLPTRIWKPMTEISLFFKDLCSSTLREDNLDRMHQNIPILTSKLEKILPLGFFDVMEHLPIHLAEEARLGGPVHCHWMYPFKRTIGKSKWGIKQKHRVEGSICEAYLAKETTHLCSYYFGGNVPCLRNRPNRHF, encoded by the exons ATGAAAAATGCATTTAGGAAGAACACAATTGAGCAAAACTATCCACCTCCAAGACTTTCAGGAGAGGAAATTTGGGAGAGGGCTGAGAATTTTCCGAAAGTTACTGAAGAACCACCGTACAAGTTCGATGGGTATGGGCTTGCACATAACTGGACCAAACAGAGCATATTTTGGGAGTTACCATATTGGAAGGATAATCTTCTCCGGCATAATCTTGATGTCatgcatattgaaaaaaattactttcatAATTTATTCAACACAGTGATGGATGTCAAGGGCAAGACAAAAGATAATCCGAAAGCTAGATTGGACTTACAGGAATATTGTAGGCGTAAAGATTTGTGGTTGCAAGATAAACGGAACGGGGTCTTCAAGCCTAAGGCTAGTTATTCATTCACAATGGATCAGAAGCAAAAGATTTGTGAATGGGTTCAGAACTTGAAGATGTCTGATGGGTATGcatcaaatttggaaaaacgtGTTGATATGGCGCAAGGAAAGTTACATGGGATGAAAAGCCATGATTGTCATGTTTTCATGGAAACTTTACTCCCTATTGCATTTAGTAGCTTGCCTACCAGAATCTGGAAGCCTATGACAGAAATTAGTTTGTTCTTCAAAGACTTGTGTTCCAGCACGTTGAGGGAAGACAACCTGGATCGGATGCATCAGAATATTCCTATACTAACAAGTAAGTTAGAGAAAATTCTTCCGCTGGGTTTCTTCGATGTGATGGAACATCTTCCAATTCACCTTGCGGAGGAAGCCCGACTCGGAGGCCCAGTTCATTGTCATTGGATGTATCCCTTCAAGAG AACTATTGGCAAGTCTAAATGGGGTATCAAGCAGAAACATAGAGTTGAAGGCTCAATTTGCGAAGCCTATCTTGCTAAGGAAACAACTCATTTATGTTCTTACTACTTTGGGGGTAATGTGCCATGCTTGCGAAACAGACCCAATCGACATTTTTAA